Proteins from one Catenuloplanes atrovinosus genomic window:
- a CDS encoding benzoate/H(+) symporter BenE family transporter: MSPVVQPIVAGAVTAVVGFASSFAVVLAGLRAVGASPAQASSGLLAACLAVGLVAIILGVRHRLPIAIAWSTPGAALLVATGVPDGGWPAAVGAFLATGLLIVLAGLFAPLGRWIAAIPQPIAGAMLAGVLLDLCLAPVRAVAEVPALAVPVIVVWGLLFRFARLWAVPVALAVAAAGIALTAPAGGLGEVTLWPSLALTAPAFTPTALISLAVPLFLVTMASQNVPGMAVLAGFGYRAPLRPVLLTTGAATVITAPAGAHAVNLAAISAALAAGPDAAPDPARRWIASVSAGGFMIVLGLGAGVATALVLLSPPVLIEAVAGLALLSALASALSSAVADPSGREAAVVTFVVTASGVSFLGVGSAFWGLIAGTLLLLLLRARRVAMSDAGDSERGAGVAPVPGVVPKAGGISEPAGVPQSAGVPQSAGVPQSAGVPQSAEISEPAQIPIRAKIAELAEVVEPPAGAGHPDHGGAGNHGGAGDRAGH, from the coding sequence ATGTCGCCAGTCGTACAGCCGATCGTCGCCGGTGCCGTCACGGCCGTGGTCGGGTTCGCCAGCTCGTTCGCGGTCGTGCTGGCCGGGCTGCGCGCGGTCGGCGCGTCACCGGCACAGGCCTCGTCCGGGCTGCTCGCCGCCTGCCTGGCCGTCGGCCTGGTCGCGATCATCCTGGGGGTACGGCACCGTCTGCCGATCGCGATCGCCTGGTCCACGCCCGGCGCCGCGCTGCTGGTCGCCACCGGCGTCCCGGACGGCGGCTGGCCCGCCGCGGTCGGCGCGTTCCTGGCGACCGGCCTGCTGATCGTGCTGGCCGGGCTGTTCGCGCCGCTCGGGCGCTGGATCGCGGCGATCCCGCAGCCGATCGCGGGCGCGATGCTCGCCGGGGTGCTGCTCGACCTGTGCCTCGCCCCGGTCCGCGCGGTCGCGGAGGTGCCGGCGCTGGCCGTACCCGTGATCGTGGTCTGGGGCCTGCTCTTCCGCTTCGCCCGGCTGTGGGCCGTGCCGGTGGCGCTCGCGGTCGCCGCGGCCGGCATCGCGCTGACCGCGCCCGCCGGCGGCCTCGGCGAGGTCACGCTGTGGCCGTCACTCGCGCTCACCGCGCCCGCGTTCACGCCCACCGCGCTGATCTCGCTGGCCGTGCCGCTGTTCCTGGTCACCATGGCCTCGCAGAACGTGCCCGGCATGGCGGTGCTGGCCGGATTCGGCTACCGGGCGCCGCTGCGGCCGGTGCTGCTGACCACCGGCGCCGCGACCGTGATCACCGCTCCGGCCGGCGCGCACGCGGTGAACCTGGCCGCGATCAGCGCCGCACTGGCCGCGGGCCCGGACGCGGCCCCCGACCCGGCACGCCGCTGGATCGCGTCGGTGAGCGCGGGCGGCTTCATGATCGTGCTCGGCCTGGGCGCGGGCGTGGCGACCGCGCTGGTCCTGCTCTCCCCGCCGGTCCTGATCGAGGCGGTGGCCGGGCTGGCGCTGCTCTCCGCGCTCGCCTCGGCGCTCTCCTCCGCCGTCGCCGATCCCTCCGGCCGCGAGGCGGCGGTGGTCACGTTCGTGGTGACGGCGTCGGGGGTGTCGTTCCTGGGGGTGGGATCGGCGTTCTGGGGGCTGATCGCGGGGACGCTGCTGCTGTTGCTGCTGCGGGCGCGCCGTGTCGCGATGAGCGATGCGGGGGATTCTGAGCGCGGTGCGGGGGTGGCCCCGGTTCCGGGGGTGGTTCCGAAGGCCGGCGGTATCTCTGAGCCCGCCGGGGTCCCGCAGTCCGCCGGGGTCCCGCAGTCCGCCGGGGTCCCGCAGTCCGCCGGGGTCCCGCAGTCTGCTGAGATCTCGGAGCCAGCCCAGATCCCGATACGGGCCAAGATCGCCGAGCTGGCCGAGGTCGTCGAACCGCCAGCTGGCGCCGGGCACCCAGATCACGGAGGCGCCGGGAACCACGGAGGCGCCGGAGATCGCGCAGGGCACTGA
- a CDS encoding helix-turn-helix domain-containing protein, whose product MTTPGGIGRRLRELREARGLSLSEVARRAGVGKATLSGLETGTRNPTLETLYAVTAQLGVPLSAALEADPGQRVSGAAVTATLLDTFEEPAAVFEVYRLRVAPGARQSSPAHQAGVTEHLTVFAGTLRAGPVDAPVLTGAGEYVSWRADVPHVYEAVGETDVHASLLIRTPRGR is encoded by the coding sequence GTGACCACGCCAGGGGGAATCGGCCGCCGGCTGCGCGAGCTGCGCGAGGCCCGGGGTCTGTCGCTGTCCGAGGTGGCTCGCCGCGCCGGGGTCGGCAAGGCGACGCTCTCCGGCCTGGAGACCGGCACCCGCAATCCCACGCTGGAGACGCTCTACGCGGTGACCGCGCAGCTCGGCGTGCCGCTGAGCGCGGCGCTGGAGGCCGACCCGGGGCAGCGGGTCAGCGGCGCGGCCGTGACCGCGACGCTGCTGGACACGTTCGAGGAGCCGGCGGCCGTGTTCGAGGTGTACCGGCTCCGCGTGGCCCCGGGCGCGCGCCAGTCGTCGCCGGCGCACCAGGCGGGCGTGACCGAGCACCTGACCGTCTTCGCGGGCACGCTGCGGGCCGGGCCGGTGGACGCGCCGGTGCTCACCGGCGCCGGTGAGTACGTGTCCTGGCGCGCCGACGTCCCGCACGTCTACGAGGCGGTGGGCGAGACGGACGTACACGCGTCGCTGTTGATCCGGACGCCGCGCGGCAGGTAA
- a CDS encoding sigma-70 family RNA polymerase sigma factor: MPAVPGGPTGPIDPRGRGRRGGGGPGDDGETTGGFGPTGSAKSEDALVRTLYEEHAGPLLMFVLRLTGGDRQRAEDIVQETLLRAWRNAHRLGAQGQTSLRPWLVTVARRIAIDDHRSERARPTETYDRELETFPTTSDETDRLLQEMTVSDALRTLTTAHREILVETYFKGRTVQEAASALGLPLGTAKSRVYYALRALRSALQERGVTG; this comes from the coding sequence ATGCCCGCCGTGCCCGGCGGCCCCACCGGACCGATCGACCCTCGCGGAAGAGGGCGACGCGGCGGGGGCGGCCCGGGCGACGACGGCGAGACCACCGGTGGCTTCGGCCCGACCGGCTCCGCCAAGAGCGAGGACGCGCTCGTCCGCACGCTCTACGAGGAGCACGCCGGCCCGCTGCTGATGTTCGTGCTGCGCCTGACCGGCGGTGACCGGCAGCGCGCCGAGGACATCGTGCAGGAGACGCTGCTGCGGGCCTGGCGCAACGCGCACCGGCTGGGTGCCCAGGGACAGACATCGCTCAGGCCGTGGCTGGTGACGGTCGCCCGGCGGATCGCCATCGACGATCACCGGAGCGAGCGGGCCCGCCCGACCGAGACCTATGACCGAGAGCTGGAGACGTTCCCCACGACATCCGACGAGACCGATCGGCTGTTGCAGGAGATGACCGTCTCCGACGCGTTGCGCACGCTCACCACGGCGCACCGGGAGATTCTGGTGGAGACTTACTTCAAGGGGCGCACGGTGCAGGAGGCCGCATCTGCGCTCGGGCTGCCGCTCGGCACCGCCAAGTCGCGCGTCTACTACGCGCTGCGGGCGCTGCGGTCGGCGCTTCAGGAGCGGGGGGTGACGGGGTGA